In Vibrio marisflavi CECT 7928, the following are encoded in one genomic region:
- a CDS encoding ABC transporter permease — MFSFLVKRLFQALIVMFVISLVAFSIQDNLGDPLRELVGQSVSEAERQQLRDDLGLNDPFLTKYSRFIVGALHGDLGTSYFFKRPAVEVILDKLVATLELVFGASVLIIVLSIPLGVYSAIHPKSWFTKAVMAFSSIGISIPVFLTAIMLMYVFSIELGWLPSYGRGETTAPFGWQSGYFNLDGLAHLILPCVSLASIMLPLFIRLVRSEMVEVLSSEYIKFSKAKGIALKKIYYQHALKNTMLPVLTVGGVQIGTMVAYTILTETVFQWPGTGFLFLEAINRVDTPLITAYVIFVGLIFVVTNTIVDLMYGIINPTVNLTGKGA, encoded by the coding sequence ATGTTTTCATTTCTGGTCAAGCGCCTGTTTCAGGCACTGATAGTGATGTTTGTGATCAGTCTAGTGGCGTTTTCCATTCAGGATAATCTGGGTGACCCATTGCGTGAGCTTGTCGGGCAGTCGGTTTCTGAAGCTGAGAGACAGCAGCTTCGAGATGATCTAGGACTTAACGACCCATTTCTGACTAAATATTCTCGATTTATTGTTGGGGCGCTGCACGGCGACCTTGGCACTTCATACTTTTTTAAGCGCCCAGCTGTTGAAGTGATTTTAGACAAGCTGGTGGCGACGCTTGAGCTGGTCTTTGGCGCTTCTGTGCTAATTATAGTGTTATCCATTCCTCTTGGCGTGTATTCAGCGATACACCCAAAAAGCTGGTTCACCAAAGCGGTAATGGCGTTTAGTAGTATTGGCATCTCGATTCCGGTCTTTCTGACTGCAATCATGCTGATGTATGTATTTTCTATCGAATTAGGCTGGTTACCGTCCTACGGCCGGGGAGAAACAACAGCTCCGTTTGGCTGGCAGTCTGGCTACTTTAACCTTGACGGTCTTGCTCACCTAATTCTTCCATGTGTTTCTCTTGCTTCGATTATGTTGCCGTTGTTTATACGGTTAGTGCGTTCTGAAATGGTAGAGGTGCTGAGCTCGGAGTACATTAAATTCAGTAAAGCGAAAGGTATCGCACTGAAAAAAATCTACTATCAGCATGCTCTTAAAAACACCATGTTGCCAGTATTGACTGTTGGTGGGGTGCAAATCGGGACCATGGTGGCGTACACAATTTTGACCGAAACAGTGTTCCAATGGCCGGGTACAGGGTTCTTGTTTTTAGAGGCAATCAACAGGGTAGATACACCATTAATCACCGCCTACGTTATTTTTGTCGGTTTAATATTTGTTGTGACGAACACCATTGTCGACCTGATGTACGGAATCATAAACCCAACTGTTAACTTAACGGGTAAAGGAGCCTAA
- a CDS encoding ABC transporter substrate-binding protein: MKSIKGTLAAAMMAASLSFGAVAADITVAYDADPVSLDPQEQLSGGTLQMSHMVFDPLVRYTQDLSFEPRLAEKWERVNDTTFRFYLRKGVKFHSGNDFTADDVVWTFDRLKESPDFKAIFEPYTKMVKVDDYTVDLVSADVYPLVLQTATYIFPMDHKFYTGKTADGKDKSEIVKHGNSFASTNTSGTGPFTVSEREQGVKVVFDRFKGYWDKASKGNVDELTLVPIKEDATRVAALLSGDVDMIAPVAPNDHKRVATAPGIDLVTLPGTRIIELQMNQNSNEALKDPRVRQAIVYAINNEGIVKKIMKGFATTAGQQGPKGYAGYDPNLVPRYDLKKAKQLMKEAGYEKGFNLTMIAPNNRYVNDAKIAQAAAAMLSKIGIKVDLKTMPKAQYWPEFDKCAADMLMIGWHSDTEDSANFSEFLTMTRDEKTGRGQYNCGHYSNAEVDKLVEASNMETDPAKRSEMLRKVEDILYSDAAFVPLHWQNLAWGAKSNVDIQPIVNAMNYPYFGDLVVK, translated from the coding sequence ATGAAAAGCATAAAAGGCACATTAGCTGCTGCGATGATGGCAGCTAGCTTGAGCTTCGGTGCAGTGGCAGCAGATATTACCGTCGCGTATGACGCAGACCCAGTATCTCTCGATCCTCAAGAGCAATTATCAGGTGGTACGTTGCAGATGTCCCACATGGTGTTTGATCCTTTGGTGCGCTACACCCAAGACCTTAGCTTTGAGCCGCGTTTAGCCGAAAAATGGGAGCGTGTTAACGATACAACCTTCCGCTTCTATCTGCGTAAAGGCGTAAAGTTCCACTCAGGTAACGACTTCACTGCTGATGATGTAGTGTGGACTTTCGACCGTTTGAAAGAATCTCCAGACTTCAAAGCAATTTTCGAACCTTATACAAAAATGGTTAAGGTTGATGACTACACAGTCGATCTAGTGTCTGCAGATGTTTATCCACTAGTGCTACAAACCGCGACGTATATCTTCCCGATGGATCATAAGTTCTACACTGGTAAAACTGCTGATGGGAAAGACAAGTCAGAAATCGTTAAGCATGGTAACTCTTTTGCTTCTACTAACACTTCAGGTACAGGACCGTTCACTGTATCTGAGCGTGAGCAGGGTGTAAAAGTGGTATTTGATCGCTTTAAAGGTTACTGGGATAAGGCTTCGAAAGGCAACGTTGATGAATTAACTTTGGTGCCAATCAAAGAAGACGCGACTCGTGTTGCTGCACTTCTTTCTGGTGATGTGGACATGATTGCTCCTGTTGCGCCAAATGATCATAAACGTGTAGCGACTGCTCCGGGTATCGACTTGGTAACTTTGCCAGGTACGCGAATCATTGAGCTACAAATGAACCAAAACAGCAATGAAGCCTTAAAAGATCCACGTGTACGTCAAGCCATTGTGTATGCGATTAACAATGAAGGTATTGTTAAGAAAATCATGAAAGGCTTTGCAACTACAGCGGGCCAGCAAGGTCCGAAGGGCTACGCGGGTTACGATCCAAACTTGGTACCTCGTTATGACCTTAAAAAAGCTAAGCAGTTGATGAAAGAAGCGGGTTATGAGAAAGGCTTCAACCTAACCATGATCGCGCCAAATAACCGTTATGTAAATGACGCGAAAATTGCTCAAGCTGCAGCAGCGATGCTGTCAAAGATCGGTATCAAAGTTGACCTTAAAACAATGCCAAAAGCGCAATATTGGCCAGAGTTTGATAAGTGTGCAGCAGATATGCTGATGATTGGTTGGCACTCAGATACAGAAGATTCTGCAAACTTCTCTGAGTTCCTAACAATGACGCGTGATGAGAAAACAGGTCGTGGTCAATATAACTGTGGTCACTACTCAAATGCTGAAGTTGATAAGTTAGTTGAAGCTTCCAATATGGAAACTGATCCAGCTAAACGCTCTGAAATGCTTCGCAAAGTAGAAGACATTCTATACAGCGACGCAGCGTTCGTTCCTCTACACTGGCAAAACCTTGCTTGGGGTGCGAAATCAAATGTTGATATTCAGCCAATTGTAAACGCAATGAACTATCCGTACTTCGGTGATCTTGTTGTGAAATAG
- a CDS encoding response regulator, with protein MKVLIVDDSKATLEIVRRALEKYSYRRLYIKKASTAVDALAVIGSWHPNIVLTDWHMPDLSGLMLVQEIDKRDLDIKIGMITTVDDEEEIGKAEKAGASFVLSKPFEDNDLHKKLKPLVRGIEDSEIVPSTNAGPKDDWALPRLPQLEKNIQRAINPNLRLNTIKRQKFDESKLPCLMAVFEDSVLKKPKVVALLDVYAICTFSKRNNSITDEQLHDAVHSNAVTKEMIDACQDVLDKSAITFVDKHTRRSLKLKNVSFIPENFDKLEVMYSKEEDKRLDFACQIDMLAQGKVTLVAF; from the coding sequence GTGAAAGTACTTATTGTTGACGACAGTAAAGCAACGCTAGAGATCGTCAGAAGGGCACTAGAAAAGTACAGTTATCGACGTCTGTATATCAAGAAAGCTTCAACAGCAGTCGATGCGCTTGCGGTCATTGGTAGTTGGCACCCAAACATTGTGCTGACGGATTGGCACATGCCTGACTTGTCGGGTCTAATGCTAGTACAAGAAATCGATAAGCGTGACCTAGATATTAAAATTGGCATGATAACCACGGTGGATGATGAAGAGGAGATAGGTAAAGCAGAGAAAGCGGGTGCCAGTTTTGTATTGTCAAAGCCTTTTGAAGACAATGATCTACACAAGAAATTAAAACCACTTGTACGTGGTATTGAAGATAGTGAAATTGTGCCGAGCACCAATGCAGGCCCTAAAGATGATTGGGCTTTACCACGCTTGCCGCAGCTAGAAAAAAACATTCAGCGAGCTATCAATCCAAACCTTCGCCTAAATACCATCAAGAGACAGAAATTTGATGAAAGTAAGCTACCATGCTTAATGGCGGTGTTTGAAGATAGCGTTCTAAAGAAGCCTAAAGTTGTCGCGCTATTGGATGTGTACGCGATATGTACCTTTTCCAAACGTAATAACAGTATCACCGATGAGCAATTGCACGATGCCGTGCATAGCAACGCTGTTACCAAAGAAATGATAGATGCTTGTCAGGATGTCCTAGACAAATCGGCAATCACCTTTGTAGATAAGCACACCCGTCGCAGCCTAAAACTGAAAAACGTCAGCTTTATTCCTGAGAATTTCGACAAGCTTGAAGTCATGTACTCTAAGGAAGAAGACAAGCGCTTAGACTTTGCTTGTCAAATTGACATGTTGGCGCAAGGCAAAGTCACTCTCGTCGCTTTTTAA
- a CDS encoding cysteine dioxygenase encodes MSQSSGNLESQSVLPLMFNDEQSLTYHDFIQQLEHTTKPLSISAIRYVLENLHLSQHEIKKLAEFKDDSYCRKRLFKNEHCEVLMLSWLNGQRSKIHDHLGTSCGVKVLAGEATETVFERAPNKHIYATESNIYEAGSVTASIDDDIHQISNLQADNETLVTIHIYSPPLKQFRLYKLESAETNWFDSESMSSWIYEI; translated from the coding sequence ATGAGCCAATCGTCAGGAAATTTAGAGTCACAGTCGGTGTTGCCATTAATGTTTAATGATGAGCAATCATTGACTTACCATGATTTTATCCAGCAGTTAGAGCATACTACTAAGCCTCTGTCTATTTCAGCTATACGCTACGTGCTAGAGAACTTGCACCTTAGTCAGCATGAGATAAAAAAATTAGCAGAATTTAAAGATGACTCTTACTGTAGAAAACGTTTGTTCAAGAACGAACATTGCGAGGTGTTGATGCTCAGTTGGCTCAATGGCCAACGTAGTAAGATACATGATCACTTGGGCACTTCTTGTGGTGTTAAGGTACTCGCAGGAGAGGCGACGGAAACCGTTTTTGAGCGCGCGCCGAACAAACACATATACGCGACAGAATCGAATATTTACGAAGCGGGTAGTGTGACTGCTAGCATCGATGATGACATCCACCAAATCTCAAATCTTCAAGCAGATAACGAAACGCTGGTTACCATCCATATCTACTCTCCACCGCTAAAGCAATTTCGTTTATATAAATTGGAAAGCGCTGAAACCAATTGGTTTGATTCAGAGAGCATGTCATCTTGGATTTATGAAATTTAA
- a CDS encoding SPOR domain-containing protein: MKMEPSPFIRCAALSLIAVLSVLWTQSAAVAEGFLCNASQASDRQLAVLDTACPIGKGMWGKKAPKSKQSKFWIQCGILDTPMTLDVAKKLYKQITTDVWMKRDGKGYRCLIGPYKSFKQVNADLSNIKKIPRYRDSFIREVASKQARKSKARTVASPTNYARKSSELQAKPKLNSADQTRDDSPEIRAQTLIDGVVYRVPFLGEKSQQYYMEGDKPWSRLSYSTANQVCHRLGMKLPTVSEWDRLLGSKVMSDGSWPVYIPYWGDNKKGLFANGKTNQLKGDSLLNVVCVKQETRALAFRSP; this comes from the coding sequence ATGAAGATGGAACCTTCTCCTTTTATACGCTGCGCTGCGTTATCGCTGATTGCAGTATTAAGTGTTCTTTGGACACAAAGTGCGGCTGTGGCCGAGGGATTTTTGTGCAACGCGAGCCAAGCCTCTGATAGGCAGCTTGCAGTATTAGATACAGCTTGCCCGATCGGCAAAGGGATGTGGGGAAAAAAAGCCCCGAAAAGTAAGCAGTCTAAATTTTGGATTCAATGTGGCATCCTCGATACCCCCATGACATTGGATGTGGCAAAAAAGCTCTATAAGCAAATCACAACTGATGTGTGGATGAAGCGTGACGGCAAAGGCTACCGCTGTTTAATTGGACCTTACAAGAGCTTCAAACAGGTCAATGCTGATCTTAGTAATATCAAAAAAATCCCGCGTTATCGTGATTCTTTCATTAGAGAGGTCGCTTCAAAGCAAGCTCGTAAATCAAAGGCGAGAACAGTAGCCTCACCGACAAACTATGCGAGGAAGTCATCTGAGCTTCAAGCCAAACCGAAACTAAATAGCGCCGACCAAACACGTGATGATAGCCCAGAGATTCGTGCTCAGACTCTTATTGATGGTGTGGTTTACCGAGTCCCGTTTTTAGGTGAAAAATCGCAGCAGTACTATATGGAAGGTGATAAACCATGGAGCAGACTTAGCTATTCGACTGCCAACCAAGTTTGTCATCGGTTGGGAATGAAGTTGCCGACGGTCTCTGAGTGGGATCGCCTACTAGGTTCAAAAGTGATGAGTGATGGTTCGTGGCCTGTTTATATTCCCTATTGGGGAGATAACAAAAAAGGTCTTTTTGCTAACGGTAAAACCAACCAGTTGAAAGGTGATTCTTTGTTAAATGTTGTTTGCGTAAAGCAAGAGACTAGGGCTCTGGCTTTTCGATCTCCTTGA
- a CDS encoding ABC transporter permease, which translates to MSQTTTAPSTWQRFKQSDFLYYFLRDKVAMVSFAVFMVLFVLALAAPIVAPSDPYKLSAIDIMDSELPPSWLEGGEPQFVLGTDDQGRDILSTILYGSRLSLTIGFLAVGLQLILGIVIGLSAGYFGGRIDSFLMRFADVQLSFSTMMVAIIVSAIFKASFGSEFYSQYAVVMLVVIIGVAEWPQYARTIRASVLAEKKKEYVEAARVMGFKAPRIMFRHILPNCLSPILVISTVQVANAIMSEAALSFLGLGLPVDQPSLGSLISIGFNYIFSGSWWITIFPGIVLVVLVLVINLLGDWLRDVFNPKIYKG; encoded by the coding sequence ATGAGTCAAACAACGACAGCTCCATCAACTTGGCAGCGTTTCAAACAATCTGATTTTCTCTATTATTTCTTACGCGACAAAGTGGCGATGGTCAGCTTTGCCGTGTTCATGGTGCTATTTGTACTGGCTTTAGCCGCACCAATTGTTGCACCGTCTGATCCTTATAAACTCTCCGCTATCGATATTATGGACTCTGAACTGCCTCCATCCTGGTTGGAAGGGGGAGAGCCTCAGTTCGTCTTGGGTACGGACGATCAAGGCCGAGATATCTTATCGACTATCTTATATGGCTCGAGATTGTCATTGACCATTGGCTTCTTAGCCGTTGGTTTGCAGTTGATTCTAGGTATCGTTATCGGACTGTCTGCGGGTTATTTTGGTGGCCGAATTGATAGCTTCTTAATGAGATTTGCGGATGTTCAGCTTTCGTTTTCAACCATGATGGTCGCTATCATTGTATCGGCAATTTTTAAGGCCAGTTTTGGCAGTGAGTTTTATAGCCAATATGCCGTGGTGATGCTGGTGGTGATTATTGGGGTGGCGGAATGGCCTCAATATGCTCGTACTATTCGTGCTTCCGTATTGGCAGAAAAGAAAAAGGAATATGTCGAAGCTGCTCGGGTGATGGGCTTTAAGGCCCCAAGAATTATGTTCCGTCATATTTTACCAAATTGTCTTTCGCCAATCTTGGTAATTTCTACTGTACAAGTGGCAAATGCCATCATGTCTGAGGCGGCACTTTCTTTCCTTGGATTGGGCTTGCCGGTTGATCAGCCTTCGCTAGGTTCATTAATCAGTATCGGTTTTAACTATATATTTTCAGGGTCTTGGTGGATCACCATCTTCCCTGGCATTGTGCTGGTTGTTTTGGTGTTAGTGATTAACCTTCTTGGGGACTGGTTACGGGATGTGTTCAACCCGAAAATTTATAAAGGCTAA
- a CDS encoding chromosome partitioning protein ParA, whose amino-acid sequence MEWHHLLTENVLKALALDFGLLILAAWFFILLLILREFRHFSRTVAGSGVDQKMLTLVQKSVDNALVTVSDNTKTLNDLVEVHHSLENQVTTIKQSASDKPMTSQDQSALDDLNKKLDSSHLLIKKLKSDLERSIQGLKKTKEKLYSQFQTVESLKAENDKLQKNFAQLEEEYIQISQAKGLHKLEQEKKELIATLNQYKRQIEEQDQAINQLKEQGSGDGNLEIEAVQEELTQAQQKLANLTKEKDFVEKKFLTLLKEIEKPEP is encoded by the coding sequence ATGGAATGGCATCACTTATTGACAGAAAACGTACTTAAAGCACTGGCGTTAGATTTTGGTTTGCTTATTCTTGCGGCATGGTTCTTTATACTGTTACTTATCCTACGCGAGTTTCGTCATTTTTCACGCACCGTAGCAGGAAGTGGCGTCGACCAAAAAATGTTAACTCTGGTGCAAAAGTCCGTGGATAATGCTCTGGTAACGGTCTCTGACAATACGAAAACTCTCAACGATCTGGTCGAGGTCCATCACTCATTAGAAAACCAAGTTACGACCATCAAGCAATCAGCCTCCGATAAGCCAATGACCAGTCAGGATCAATCCGCTCTTGATGACCTCAACAAAAAGCTAGACTCCTCGCACTTGTTAATCAAAAAACTAAAAAGCGATTTGGAGCGCAGTATACAAGGGCTTAAAAAAACCAAAGAAAAGCTATACAGCCAATTTCAAACAGTGGAAAGTTTAAAAGCAGAGAATGACAAACTACAAAAAAACTTCGCTCAGCTGGAAGAAGAATATATTCAAATCTCTCAAGCGAAAGGCTTACATAAACTAGAGCAAGAAAAGAAAGAGCTCATCGCCACTTTGAATCAATATAAACGACAAATTGAGGAACAAGACCAAGCCATAAACCAACTTAAAGAACAAGGCAGCGGAGATGGTAACCTAGAGATCGAGGCCGTTCAGGAGGAACTCACGCAAGCGCAGCAAAAGCTGGCGAATTTGACCAAAGAAAAAGATTTTGTCGAGAAGAAGTTCCTCACCTTACTCAAGGAGATCGAAAAGCCAGAGCCCTAG